A single Providencia manganoxydans DNA region contains:
- a CDS encoding molecular chaperone has protein sequence MRLIILFSLLISINTAFANIVVNGTRVIYPEKNNETIVQLINNGDDPALVQSWIDDGDINSTPETANVPFLLSPPVVKVSGNAGQQLRIKKLPASLPTDRESVFYLNVLDIPPTPDHLQGKNTMQLAIKTRIKLFYRPTSLQAGVEQAIEQLTVKAENQSFRITNNSPYYVTIANISNKSGNKMLADSLMIAPFSNSLAPAKTAITAGQSYSLLYVDDLGAYKNKSVITK, from the coding sequence ATGCGCTTAATTATTTTATTTTCCTTACTTATCAGTATTAATACAGCATTCGCTAATATTGTTGTTAATGGTACTCGTGTTATTTATCCAGAAAAGAATAACGAAACTATCGTTCAATTAATCAATAACGGTGATGATCCTGCATTAGTTCAATCATGGATTGATGATGGCGATATCAATTCAACTCCTGAGACAGCAAATGTGCCTTTTCTACTTTCCCCGCCCGTTGTTAAAGTCTCAGGGAACGCAGGTCAACAATTACGTATTAAAAAATTACCTGCGTCACTGCCAACAGATCGTGAATCGGTTTTTTACTTGAATGTGCTAGACATTCCACCAACGCCTGATCATCTGCAAGGTAAAAATACCATGCAGTTAGCCATTAAAACACGTATTAAGCTTTTTTATCGCCCAACATCATTACAAGCCGGTGTTGAGCAAGCTATTGAGCAACTCACCGTTAAAGCCGAAAATCAAAGTTTTCGCATTACCAACAACAGTCCTTATTACGTCACTATCGCGAATATTAGTAATAAAAGCGGTAATAAAATGCTTGCTGACTCGCTGATGATTGCACCCTTTTCTAATAGCTTAGCGCCTGCCAAAACCGCCATTACAGCCGGTCAAAGCTACAGCTTATTATATGTTGATGATCTGGGTGCTTATAAAAATAAGTCCGTGATTACTAAATAA
- a CDS encoding fimbrial protein has translation MIKYLYLLLLMAFSGYSYAICYEQGVRYAPPISIDLSDKLTPATPEWVTTIATQYSGNFNCSTTQSEFGYTKILNTDEKYATILSFNNGKYNVRAQIINDIPNRTLKKTGRHSASELNTPVTIKFSLVPKTGTMVSGDTVNLHDILFVTDLSGMSLFDILLWPVKQIIKILQWLFNGFHWPYDDRDMFGQPMILKYAPKLTTCVFKNSGLVVTLPTLSSHQVLNDSHAGYTPFALNMRCENLGGGNNIAERSIDIFLSSNNLLSSDNSVLIDKTANAAQGVGIRLVKTNTPNIPIVISQNPNNRGKATSLFYVNAGGQLEPNFSIPMAAYYYAWDPRRVTQGTIKTSATLNIVYP, from the coding sequence ATGATCAAATACCTATATTTATTATTATTGATGGCCTTTAGTGGCTATAGCTACGCAATTTGTTATGAACAAGGTGTACGCTACGCACCACCAATCAGTATCGACCTTTCGGATAAGCTGACGCCCGCGACGCCCGAATGGGTCACCACCATTGCAACCCAGTATTCAGGTAACTTTAATTGTTCCACGACGCAAAGCGAATTTGGTTATACTAAAATTCTCAATACCGATGAAAAATACGCCACCATATTAAGCTTTAATAATGGGAAGTATAATGTCAGAGCACAAATCATTAACGATATCCCAAACAGAACGCTGAAAAAAACAGGCCGACATTCAGCATCTGAGCTAAATACCCCCGTCACGATCAAATTCTCTCTCGTGCCAAAAACAGGCACAATGGTTAGCGGTGATACCGTCAATTTACATGATATTTTATTTGTTACCGATTTAAGCGGCATGTCATTGTTTGATATTTTATTGTGGCCAGTTAAACAAATTATTAAGATCTTACAATGGCTATTTAATGGGTTTCATTGGCCATACGACGATCGCGATATGTTTGGTCAACCGATGATTTTAAAGTACGCCCCTAAACTAACCACCTGCGTCTTCAAAAATTCAGGCCTTGTGGTCACTTTACCTACATTGAGCAGTCATCAAGTGCTCAACGACTCCCACGCAGGCTATACACCATTTGCACTCAATATGCGTTGTGAAAACCTTGGTGGAGGCAACAATATTGCAGAGCGGTCGATTGATATCTTTTTATCCAGTAATAATCTACTTAGCTCTGATAACTCGGTGCTGATAGATAAAACAGCTAATGCAGCACAAGGTGTCGGTATACGCTTAGTCAAAACCAACACACCAAATATCCCTATCGTTATCTCACAAAACCCCAATAACCGCGGGAAAGCGACGTCACTGTTTTATGTGAATGCAGGTGGGCAGTTAGAACCTAACTTTAGCATTCCAATGGCAGCGTATTATTATGCATGGGATCCAAGACGAGTCACCCAAGGCACCATAAAGACATCTGCGACCTTAAATATTGTTTATCCATAA
- the emrA gene encoding multidrug efflux MFS transporter periplasmic adaptor subunit EmrA, protein MDQPTNSIETNQKTKKNETRRKLWMAIASIIIVLLFVAYGAYWFLVLRFQEYTDDAYVSGLQIPIIAQTTGNVTQVNFENTDLVKAGDVLVVLDKTNATLAYEQAKHDLATTVRKTKELYINGDEYQAQIQKNRVSLAQAQKDYQRRVALGRSGTISKEDLQHSQEAVQLAQAALDISIQQYNANRALLRNTELKKQPAIQQAADSVRNAWINLQRTEVKSPMTGYVSRRNVQVGSQVGPQGSLMAIVPAQPVWVDANFKETQLEKVRIGQPVTLTSDFYGDDIVFTGKVVGLDMGTGSAFSLLPAQNATGNWIKVVQRLPVRVELDPEQVAKYPLRIGLSMNATIDIKDENGPVLAEVQRETPAFESDVLVLKLNEVDAVIDTIINENAD, encoded by the coding sequence ATGGATCAACCGACAAATTCAATCGAAACTAATCAAAAAACGAAAAAAAATGAAACACGCAGAAAACTATGGATGGCAATAGCTTCCATTATTATTGTTTTGCTGTTTGTTGCTTATGGCGCTTACTGGTTTTTGGTATTACGCTTTCAGGAATATACTGATGATGCGTATGTTTCGGGGCTACAAATACCTATTATTGCGCAAACAACCGGTAATGTGACGCAAGTAAATTTTGAAAATACCGATTTAGTAAAAGCAGGTGATGTGCTGGTGGTATTGGATAAAACCAATGCAACGTTAGCGTATGAACAAGCAAAACACGATTTAGCCACCACCGTGCGTAAAACTAAAGAGCTGTATATTAATGGTGATGAGTATCAAGCTCAGATCCAAAAAAATAGAGTATCACTTGCGCAAGCACAGAAAGATTACCAACGTCGCGTGGCTTTAGGTCGTAGCGGAACAATATCGAAAGAAGATTTGCAGCATTCACAAGAAGCGGTGCAACTCGCACAAGCAGCTCTGGATATTTCTATTCAGCAATATAATGCGAATCGCGCATTATTGCGCAATACAGAGCTGAAAAAGCAGCCCGCTATCCAACAAGCGGCTGATAGTGTGCGCAATGCGTGGATTAACTTGCAACGTACTGAAGTGAAAAGCCCAATGACGGGTTATGTTTCGCGTCGTAACGTACAAGTCGGTTCACAAGTTGGCCCACAAGGGTCATTAATGGCTATCGTGCCCGCACAACCTGTCTGGGTGGATGCTAACTTCAAAGAAACCCAGTTAGAAAAAGTACGTATCGGGCAGCCCGTGACGTTAACCAGTGATTTTTATGGTGACGATATTGTGTTTACTGGGAAAGTGGTAGGGCTCGATATGGGAACAGGTAGTGCTTTCTCTCTATTACCGGCACAAAATGCGACGGGTAACTGGATCAAAGTGGTTCAGCGTTTGCCTGTACGTGTAGAGTTAGATCCTGAACAAGTGGCTAAATATCCATTGCGTATTGGTTTATCGATGAACGCAACTATTGATATTAAAGATGAAAATGGTCCGGTCTTAGCTGAGGTTCAGCGCGAAACGCCGGCATTTGAGAGTGATGTATTGGTACTGAAACTCAATGAGGTCGATGCTGTTATCGACACGATCATTAACGAAAACGCGGATTAG
- a CDS encoding fimbria/pilus outer membrane usher protein, producing MKLYGHHWSLLAVCLLLGTSKSWGVNFDTSLLAGDSAKSNLSRFYEEQSMPAGIQEMDTYINGDWKGRYPFVFTDEQNTILISKTEAALFGIQLPETTEETQDYTLEQLVQGGRYDVDVSTLSIKMTIPQSFLLRTEVGYVPPESWESGIPAAMLSYNTTYYKTNNKNGDKSTSDDIYAGLESGINLNSWQFRDSSSVRKHAGSSLKWENNTRYLRKALPLYKSNFVAGDFYSQGTLFDSVRVRGVSLASDINMRPTSQQGFAPIVRGVAQTNALVKVIQNGSVVYQENVPPGQFTIDNIQPTGSAGDLLVIVKEADGQEQSFTVPFSAVPGMLKEGVSNYALLAGKVNQENGHYQPEFFQGTVEYGFNNLITGYAGTIASEDYQAYLLGTGWNLPIGAVSVDVTHANTKLPNETSRGQSMRISYSKFLDTTATNFTLAAYRYSTKGYYSFSDSIHAHEGYRLYQETLDKQTQGSRPNQETTSFDMNTWDSMRGVRPKNTFTINLNQRLPENWGTTYISGSQRDYWSTTPTTREYQLGYSNAYANISYSISASRVRDGKGKEENRYYLTFSLPMNLFDNNVWISTGLTATDSHYQQSTVSLSGTALEANRLSYSLSGSNQQGGQNMASANLAYRSNISTVGSSISESNDYRQIGLSARGSLVAIPWDVLASNEIGNTMTIVQAPKAQGLMVNGDQSIITNKDGLALVPYATPYRKNSITLSNTENVQGAEVIGNIANSAPIEGSVSLVKFKTDTRSSWVSRAFQKNGKALPFGAEITDLDGNALGYVGQASVLYLKAETFPESVVIQLNDGDCVINHLPENLDGVAGICQ from the coding sequence ATGAAGTTGTACGGCCATCATTGGAGCCTACTCGCAGTTTGTTTGCTTCTCGGAACATCAAAAAGCTGGGGCGTCAATTTTGATACCTCTTTGCTTGCGGGGGATTCTGCAAAATCGAATCTATCTCGATTTTATGAAGAACAGAGCATGCCTGCTGGTATTCAAGAAATGGATACTTATATCAATGGTGACTGGAAAGGCCGTTATCCTTTTGTTTTTACAGATGAACAGAACACTATCTTAATCAGCAAAACAGAAGCTGCATTATTTGGTATTCAATTACCTGAAACAACTGAAGAGACACAAGATTACACATTAGAACAATTGGTTCAGGGTGGTCGTTATGATGTCGATGTCAGCACACTCAGCATCAAAATGACCATTCCACAAAGCTTTTTACTGCGTACTGAAGTCGGCTATGTCCCACCTGAGTCATGGGAAAGTGGGATCCCAGCCGCTATGCTGTCATATAACACCACCTATTATAAAACTAACAATAAAAATGGCGATAAATCAACCAGCGATGATATCTATGCAGGTCTTGAATCAGGTATCAACCTTAACTCTTGGCAGTTTCGAGATAGCAGTTCAGTGCGTAAACATGCGGGTAGTAGCCTAAAATGGGAAAATAACACGCGTTATTTACGCAAAGCTTTACCACTCTATAAATCTAATTTTGTGGCCGGCGATTTTTACTCTCAAGGCACTCTCTTCGACTCAGTACGTGTACGTGGCGTATCTCTGGCCTCGGATATCAATATGCGCCCCACATCGCAACAAGGATTTGCCCCGATTGTACGCGGAGTTGCGCAAACGAACGCCCTTGTGAAAGTCATACAAAACGGCAGCGTTGTTTACCAAGAGAACGTTCCTCCGGGACAATTTACGATTGATAATATCCAGCCAACCGGCTCTGCGGGTGATCTGTTAGTTATCGTAAAAGAAGCTGATGGGCAGGAGCAATCCTTTACCGTGCCGTTTTCTGCCGTACCGGGTATGTTAAAAGAAGGCGTAAGCAATTATGCATTACTTGCCGGTAAGGTAAATCAAGAAAATGGCCATTATCAACCAGAGTTTTTTCAAGGGACTGTTGAATATGGTTTTAATAACCTGATAACGGGTTATGCAGGAACTATCGCGAGTGAAGATTATCAAGCCTACTTGCTTGGAACAGGCTGGAACCTGCCGATTGGTGCAGTTTCTGTTGATGTTACCCATGCAAATACTAAGCTACCAAATGAAACTTCCCGTGGGCAAAGTATGCGGATCTCATACAGCAAATTCTTGGATACTACCGCGACTAACTTTACCTTAGCAGCCTATCGCTATTCAACAAAAGGCTATTACAGTTTTAGCGATTCAATCCATGCTCATGAAGGCTATCGCCTCTATCAAGAGACCCTCGATAAACAGACACAAGGCTCTCGTCCTAATCAAGAAACAACCTCTTTTGATATGAACACATGGGACTCAATGCGTGGTGTGCGCCCTAAGAATACATTTACGATTAACTTAAACCAACGCCTTCCTGAAAATTGGGGAACGACCTATATTTCAGGCTCTCAGCGTGATTATTGGTCAACGACACCAACAACTCGCGAATACCAATTAGGCTACTCCAACGCATATGCAAATATCAGTTATTCTATCTCTGCCAGTAGAGTCCGCGACGGTAAAGGCAAAGAAGAGAACCGCTATTATCTCACCTTCAGCCTGCCTATGAACTTATTCGATAATAATGTATGGATAAGCACAGGTTTGACAGCGACTGATTCACATTATCAACAGAGCACCGTTTCCTTAAGTGGTACTGCATTGGAAGCCAACCGCCTAAGTTATTCCCTATCTGGAAGCAATCAACAAGGCGGACAAAATATGGCGAGTGCAAATCTTGCCTATCGTTCAAATATTTCCACGGTAGGCAGCTCTATCAGTGAATCAAATGATTATCGTCAAATAGGTTTGAGCGCTCGCGGTAGTCTAGTCGCTATTCCTTGGGATGTGCTGGCTTCCAATGAAATTGGCAACACCATGACCATAGTACAAGCACCAAAAGCACAAGGGCTCATGGTAAATGGAGACCAAAGTATCATAACTAATAAAGACGGATTAGCACTGGTACCTTACGCGACACCTTATCGTAAAAACTCAATCACCCTTTCGAATACAGAAAATGTTCAAGGTGCTGAAGTGATTGGTAATATTGCGAATAGTGCCCCGATTGAAGGATCCGTGAGTTTAGTTAAATTCAAAACGGATACCCGTAGCTCATGGGTTAGCCGTGCCTTCCAAAAAAATGGCAAAGCACTACCTTTTGGCGCTGAAATTACCGATCTTGATGGCAATGCACTCGGCTACGTAGGCCAAGCCAGTGTCTTATATTTGAAAGCTGAAACTTTCCCAGAAAGTGTCGTTATTCAACTGAATGATGGTGATTGCGTGATCAATCACTTGCCTGAAAATTTAGATGGCGTCGCTGGCATCTGCCAGTAA
- the glgB gene encoding 1,4-alpha-glucan branching protein GlgB translates to MKAIEQQSGQQQIIEQLFAGKYRDPFSFLGMHRVGEITYFRVLLPNAQQVTILDRFTATPVIQLSQIDPRGFFSGHIASLDKNFTYILQINWGDTQQVIEDPYRFGTLLSDADTQQNFSFEKLGAHLRQLDDISGTHFCVWAPNAQRVSIVGDFNFWDGRRYPMRYRPESGIWEIFLPAISAGTRYKYEILDANGELQFKSDPYAFRSQLRPDTTSIVSPLPQKRYPTKKQAQANQRNAPVAIYEVHLGSWRRTQDGTTWLSYRELATTLLPYVKDMGFTHLEILPISEHPFDGSWGYQPLGIYSPTSRYGSPQDLIDFIDEAHRQGINVILDWVPGHFPSDANGLANFDGTALYEYADPKEGRHRDWDTLIYDYRSPEVRRFLADNAVYWVERFGFDGLRVDAVASMIYRDYSRPDGEWIANEYGGNVNLEAVSLLQHTNELLHQIQPDTLMAAEESTSFSGVTLPPSLGGLGFNYKWNMGWMHDTLDYLQLDPIARKFHHNKMTFGVMYAWSENFILPLSHDEVVHGKGSLLRKMSGSPEQKFATLRAYYGFMWAHPGKKLLFMGGEMAQWREWDHDGQLDWELLDIPTSPHAGVQRFVKDLNFTYRHTPALYDHDHHPESFEWLIVDDHDNSVFAFIRYAANGDALFIVSHFTPVTREHYRIGVKTAGEYQIVLNSNAHIYGGNDAQDTASVTSQPIKTHGCDHSIELTLPPLSTLYFKLKSPLKHTRLASKQK, encoded by the coding sequence ATGAAAGCAATTGAGCAGCAATCAGGGCAACAACAGATCATTGAGCAGTTATTTGCAGGGAAATATCGTGACCCCTTTTCATTTCTCGGCATGCACCGCGTGGGAGAAATAACCTATTTTCGCGTATTACTACCGAATGCTCAGCAAGTCACGATTTTAGATAGATTCACTGCCACGCCCGTTATTCAGCTGTCTCAAATTGATCCTCGAGGTTTCTTTTCTGGCCATATTGCCTCTTTAGATAAAAACTTTACCTATATCTTGCAGATTAACTGGGGGGATACTCAGCAAGTTATTGAAGATCCTTACCGCTTTGGAACACTACTTAGTGATGCAGACACTCAGCAAAATTTTTCATTTGAAAAGTTGGGTGCGCACTTACGGCAACTTGATGATATCAGTGGTACCCATTTCTGTGTTTGGGCTCCTAATGCGCAACGAGTTTCAATCGTTGGCGACTTCAATTTTTGGGATGGTCGCCGCTATCCAATGCGTTATCGTCCTGAAAGTGGGATCTGGGAAATTTTTCTACCCGCAATCAGCGCAGGAACACGCTATAAATATGAAATACTTGATGCGAATGGTGAGCTACAATTTAAATCAGACCCTTATGCCTTTCGTAGCCAATTACGTCCTGATACCACATCAATTGTTTCCCCTCTTCCACAAAAACGTTATCCGACCAAAAAACAAGCACAAGCTAATCAACGTAATGCCCCTGTTGCTATTTACGAAGTCCACCTAGGTTCATGGCGACGGACACAAGATGGCACAACGTGGCTAAGTTATCGAGAACTCGCAACAACATTACTCCCTTATGTTAAAGACATGGGGTTTACCCATCTCGAAATATTGCCAATCAGTGAACACCCTTTTGATGGCTCTTGGGGCTATCAACCATTAGGAATTTATTCACCAACCAGCCGCTATGGTTCACCACAAGACCTGATAGATTTTATCGATGAAGCGCATCGACAAGGTATTAATGTGATCCTCGATTGGGTTCCAGGGCATTTTCCTTCTGATGCCAATGGGTTAGCCAACTTTGATGGTACGGCACTCTATGAATACGCTGATCCAAAAGAAGGCCGACATCGTGATTGGGACACCTTGATTTATGACTATCGCAGCCCCGAAGTTCGCCGATTCTTAGCCGATAATGCAGTATATTGGGTGGAACGTTTTGGATTTGATGGATTGAGAGTCGATGCTGTTGCATCCATGATCTACCGTGATTACAGCCGCCCAGATGGAGAATGGATAGCTAATGAGTACGGCGGCAACGTCAACCTTGAAGCTGTTAGCCTACTACAACACACGAACGAATTACTGCATCAAATTCAGCCGGATACCTTAATGGCGGCAGAAGAATCAACCAGTTTCTCTGGCGTCACACTTCCACCTTCCCTTGGTGGATTAGGCTTTAACTACAAATGGAACATGGGTTGGATGCATGACACCCTCGATTATTTACAGTTAGACCCAATTGCTCGTAAATTTCATCATAATAAAATGACCTTCGGTGTGATGTATGCATGGAGTGAAAACTTTATTTTGCCATTATCCCACGATGAAGTCGTCCATGGTAAAGGCTCACTGTTGCGCAAAATGTCTGGCTCCCCTGAACAAAAATTTGCCACACTGCGTGCCTATTACGGATTTATGTGGGCGCATCCAGGTAAAAAACTCCTTTTTATGGGGGGAGAGATGGCGCAGTGGCGTGAATGGGATCATGACGGTCAGCTAGACTGGGAACTGCTCGATATTCCAACTAGCCCCCATGCAGGCGTACAACGTTTTGTCAAAGATCTCAATTTCACCTATCGCCACACACCCGCGCTATACGATCATGATCATCATCCAGAAAGCTTTGAATGGCTGATCGTCGACGATCACGATAACTCTGTATTTGCATTTATCCGTTACGCCGCCAATGGCGATGCATTGTTTATCGTGAGCCATTTCACCCCAGTGACTCGTGAACACTACCGTATTGGCGTCAAAACTGCGGGAGAATACCAAATCGTGCTCAACAGCAACGCACATATCTATGGTGGAAACGATGCGCAAGACACTGCATCCGTGACCAGTCAACCAATCAAAACCCACGGGTGTGACCACTCGATCGAGTTAACGCTGCCACCACTCTCAACGCTGTATTTCAAACTTAAGTCACCACTTAAACATACACGGCTAGCCTCGAAACAGAAGTAA
- a CDS encoding DHA2 family efflux MFS transporter permease subunit, with translation MADIQPLKGSKLVWATIALSLATFMQVLDSTIANVAIPTIAGDLGVSMSQGTWVITSFGVSNAISIAISGFLAKRFGEVRVFLWATALFTIFSLLCGFSDSLGMLILYRVLQGAVAGPVIPLSQSLIMRCYPPKMQNMALAFWSMTIILAPVFGPIFGGYISDNFHWGWIFFMNVPLGIFVVIVGSIILKGMESKVVKVPFNVIGLALLSVGVGCLQVLLDKGKELGWLASNEIVILAVISAIALVFLVIWELTDKNPIVELALFKSRNFTIGTISVSLAYMAYFGAIVLLPQLLQEVYGYTATWAGLALAPIGLLPVLFSAPVAKLSDFLDIRWIVTFSFVFYAICFFWRAYTFEPSMDFTAVVWPQLVQGMAVACFFMPLTTLTLSGLPPEKLASASSLANFFRTLAGSIGTSITTTMWSDREAVHHSQLTDYITDYNPESLEMYKEMGAHGLSNEQTSGFIAQEITSQGLIIAANEIFWLCGWVFIALIITVWFAKPPFGSKANK, from the coding sequence GTGGCCGATATTCAACCACTAAAGGGCTCAAAACTGGTATGGGCAACGATAGCATTGTCGCTGGCGACCTTTATGCAGGTACTGGACTCGACTATTGCTAACGTTGCAATTCCAACGATTGCAGGTGATCTCGGTGTTTCGATGTCTCAGGGTACATGGGTGATCACCTCATTTGGTGTTTCTAACGCCATATCAATTGCGATTTCAGGGTTCCTTGCCAAACGTTTTGGTGAAGTGCGTGTATTTTTGTGGGCGACTGCATTATTTACCATTTTTTCATTGCTGTGTGGCTTTTCAGATAGTCTTGGTATGCTGATTTTGTACCGTGTATTACAAGGTGCAGTAGCCGGACCCGTTATCCCGCTATCACAAAGTCTGATCATGCGCTGTTATCCACCTAAAATGCAAAATATGGCGTTGGCATTTTGGTCGATGACTATCATTTTGGCTCCTGTATTTGGTCCTATTTTTGGCGGTTATATCAGTGATAACTTCCATTGGGGCTGGATCTTCTTTATGAACGTTCCTTTGGGGATTTTTGTGGTCATTGTTGGCTCCATAATCTTAAAAGGAATGGAATCGAAGGTGGTGAAAGTTCCGTTCAACGTCATTGGGCTAGCATTGCTATCCGTTGGTGTTGGTTGTTTACAGGTATTACTGGATAAAGGGAAAGAGTTAGGTTGGTTAGCATCTAATGAAATCGTCATCTTAGCGGTGATTTCAGCGATTGCGCTAGTATTCTTAGTGATTTGGGAGTTGACCGATAAAAACCCTATCGTCGAGTTAGCACTGTTTAAATCACGTAATTTTACTATCGGGACTATCTCAGTCAGCTTAGCGTATATGGCCTACTTTGGGGCAATTGTCTTGTTACCCCAACTATTACAAGAGGTATATGGCTATACCGCGACATGGGCCGGTTTGGCGTTGGCACCGATAGGGTTACTGCCTGTTCTATTTTCAGCGCCGGTTGCCAAGCTATCAGACTTCCTTGATATACGTTGGATAGTCACTTTTAGCTTTGTGTTCTATGCGATCTGTTTCTTCTGGCGAGCTTATACTTTTGAACCAAGTATGGATTTTACCGCGGTCGTATGGCCTCAATTGGTGCAAGGGATGGCAGTTGCTTGTTTCTTTATGCCATTGACGACATTAACATTGTCAGGGCTACCGCCTGAAAAACTGGCATCGGCATCGAGTTTAGCTAACTTTTTCCGTACCCTTGCAGGCTCAATTGGTACTTCGATTACAACGACCATGTGGAGTGATAGGGAAGCGGTTCATCATAGTCAGTTAACGGATTATATTACCGATTACAATCCTGAATCCCTTGAGATGTATAAAGAAATGGGAGCGCATGGTTTAAGTAATGAGCAAACATCCGGTTTTATTGCGCAAGAAATCACTAGCCAAGGACTGATTATTGCTGCTAATGAAATCTTCTGGTTATGTGGATGGGTATTTATTGCCTTGATCATCACGGTTTGGTTCGCTAAGCCGCCATTTGGTAGTAAAGCGAATAAATAA